The following coding sequences are from one Rathayibacter sp. VKM Ac-2760 window:
- a CDS encoding heavy metal translocating P-type ATPase yields MVKHEGHSSGHGEHHGAMSMPAQSEHHDHATPGDHGSSHGQAVSTAPDGHAGHPVSSEHGDPAGHPGHGEHDSHAGHHDHGGHGGHGGHGDHVGQFRRLFWIMLVFAVPVVAFSGMFSMILGYSLPDVPGVEWISPVLGTVMYVWGGRPFLQGAVSELRSRTPGMMLLIALAITVAFLASWGASLGVLDHELDFWWELALLIVIMLLGHWIEMRSLAQTSSALDSLAALLPDEAERVRGGEVEKVSPADLVQGDVVIVRPGGRVPADGRVIEGTADVDESMITGESRAVSRGPGSMVVAGTVATDTALRVEVTAVGDDTALAGIQRLVTEAQNSSSRAQRIADVAAGWLFWFALGAGVITAIVWSLLGSPDDAVIRTITVLVIACPHALGLAIPLVVSIATERAAKGGVLVKDRLALESMRTVDTVLFDKTGTLTKGEPTLSAVHVSGDLSEEQLLAVAAAVEADSEHPLARAIVAAAASRGVRAAKATGFEASTAVGVTASVEGVKVSVGGPSMLRAHDAAPLEQTRAWEAEGMIILHVLRDGRVIGALGLADEVREESRQAVEALHAIGVQVVMITGDAEAVARTVGDELGIDRVFAGVKPEDKAAKVIELQKEGRRVAMVGDGVNDAPALAQADVGIAIGAGTDVAIASAGVILASDDPRSVLSVIELSRASFRKMKQNLWWAAGYNLLSVPLAAGVLAPIGFVLPMSVGALLMSASTVVVAVNAQLLRRLDLSPEASTRAARERGTSPVAHEDARSTVQVTP; encoded by the coding sequence ATGGTCAAGCACGAGGGACATTCGAGCGGGCACGGTGAGCACCACGGTGCGATGTCGATGCCGGCGCAGTCCGAGCATCACGATCACGCGACGCCGGGGGATCACGGTTCTTCGCATGGTCAGGCCGTGAGTACTGCTCCGGACGGTCACGCCGGTCACCCTGTCAGCAGCGAGCACGGGGACCCTGCCGGTCACCCGGGTCACGGCGAGCACGACAGCCACGCGGGGCACCACGACCACGGCGGGCATGGGGGTCATGGCGGCCACGGGGATCACGTGGGTCAGTTCCGGCGTCTGTTCTGGATCATGCTGGTGTTCGCGGTGCCGGTGGTCGCGTTCAGCGGCATGTTCTCGATGATCTTGGGGTACTCCCTCCCTGACGTTCCGGGGGTGGAGTGGATTTCGCCCGTGCTCGGGACGGTGATGTATGTGTGGGGCGGTCGGCCGTTCCTGCAGGGGGCGGTGTCGGAGCTGCGTTCCAGGACGCCGGGGATGATGCTGCTGATCGCGTTGGCGATCACGGTCGCGTTCCTCGCGTCGTGGGGCGCGAGCCTGGGTGTGCTGGATCACGAGCTCGATTTCTGGTGGGAGCTCGCGCTGCTGATCGTGATCATGCTGCTCGGGCACTGGATCGAGATGCGCTCCCTCGCGCAGACGTCCTCCGCGCTGGACTCTCTCGCGGCGCTGCTGCCGGATGAGGCGGAGCGGGTGCGCGGCGGCGAGGTGGAGAAGGTGTCTCCCGCGGACCTGGTGCAGGGCGACGTCGTGATCGTGCGTCCCGGCGGCCGGGTGCCGGCGGATGGCCGGGTGATCGAGGGCACCGCGGATGTGGACGAGTCGATGATCACCGGGGAGTCCCGCGCGGTCAGCCGCGGGCCGGGATCGATGGTCGTGGCGGGCACGGTCGCCACGGACACCGCGCTGCGGGTCGAGGTGACGGCGGTCGGTGACGACACTGCTCTCGCGGGCATCCAGCGTCTGGTCACGGAGGCGCAGAACTCGTCCTCGCGCGCGCAGCGGATCGCGGATGTCGCGGCGGGGTGGCTGTTCTGGTTCGCGTTGGGCGCGGGAGTGATCACCGCGATCGTGTGGTCGCTGCTGGGCAGCCCGGACGATGCGGTGATCCGCACGATCACCGTTCTGGTGATCGCGTGCCCGCACGCGTTGGGCTTGGCGATCCCGCTGGTGGTGTCCATCGCGACCGAGCGCGCCGCGAAGGGCGGCGTCCTGGTCAAGGACCGTCTCGCGTTGGAGAGCATGCGCACCGTCGACACGGTCCTGTTCGATAAGACGGGCACCCTCACCAAGGGCGAGCCGACCCTTTCGGCCGTGCACGTTTCCGGGGACCTGTCCGAGGAGCAGCTGCTCGCAGTGGCCGCGGCGGTGGAGGCGGACAGCGAGCATCCCCTCGCTCGCGCGATCGTCGCTGCGGCTGCGTCGCGAGGTGTCAGGGCGGCGAAGGCGACCGGGTTCGAGGCGTCGACAGCGGTCGGTGTCACGGCGAGCGTCGAGGGCGTGAAGGTGAGCGTGGGCGGTCCGTCGATGCTCCGCGCGCACGACGCGGCGCCGCTCGAGCAGACGCGGGCGTGGGAGGCGGAAGGGATGATCATCCTGCACGTGCTCCGCGACGGCCGTGTCATCGGTGCTCTGGGGCTCGCGGACGAGGTGCGGGAGGAGTCCCGGCAGGCGGTCGAGGCGCTGCATGCGATCGGCGTGCAGGTGGTCATGATCACCGGCGACGCCGAAGCCGTCGCCCGCACCGTCGGGGACGAGCTCGGCATCGACCGGGTGTTCGCCGGTGTGAAGCCGGAGGACAAGGCCGCGAAGGTCATCGAGCTGCAGAAGGAGGGCCGACGCGTCGCGATGGTCGGGGACGGCGTGAACGATGCTCCCGCTCTCGCGCAGGCCGACGTCGGGATCGCGATCGGTGCCGGCACGGACGTCGCGATCGCGTCGGCCGGGGTGATCCTCGCGTCGGATGATCCCCGGTCGGTGCTGTCCGTGATCGAGCTGTCCCGGGCGAGCTTCCGCAAGATGAAGCAGAACCTGTGGTGGGCGGCCGGCTACAACCTGCTCTCCGTCCCCCTGGCCGCGGGCGTTCTCGCCCCGATCGGGTTCGTGCTGCCCATGTCGGTGGGTGCGCTGCTGATGTCCGCGTCCACGGTCGTCGTCGCCGTGAACGCGCAACTGCTGCGCCGCCTGGATCTCTCCCCCGAGGCGAGCACTCGTGCCGCGCGCGAGCGCGGCACGAGTCCGGTCGCTCACGAGGACGCGCGCAGCACCGTCCAGGTCACGCCGTAG
- a CDS encoding M23 family metallopeptidase — translation MTLVAMIAVTSSMPAFAVDGTPAATAALTSREVQPQTFVAAGAVQLTVTRDAFSAEAKPEVLVSTAVATELVDDASDDSASSTADTDVTSAAWTLPVSGRISSTFGPRPDAPVAGVSAFHKGTDLAAACGTPVVAAASGTVEEAGYAGSYGNWILLENSGGIQTGYAHNSELLVDVGDTVAAGDLIALVGSTGASSGCHLHFETRVDGSPVDPEVFMSDLGVGLG, via the coding sequence ATGACGCTCGTCGCGATGATCGCGGTGACCTCCTCCATGCCCGCGTTCGCCGTCGACGGTACCCCGGCCGCGACCGCGGCCCTGACCTCCCGTGAGGTGCAGCCGCAGACGTTCGTCGCGGCCGGCGCGGTGCAGCTCACCGTCACCCGCGACGCGTTCAGCGCGGAAGCCAAACCCGAAGTGCTGGTCTCCACCGCCGTCGCCACGGAACTCGTGGACGACGCGTCGGATGACTCCGCCTCCTCCACCGCCGACACGGACGTGACCTCCGCCGCGTGGACGCTCCCCGTCTCCGGGCGCATCTCGAGCACGTTCGGTCCGCGCCCTGATGCTCCGGTCGCGGGCGTGAGCGCGTTCCACAAGGGCACCGACCTCGCCGCTGCCTGCGGAACCCCCGTGGTCGCCGCCGCCAGCGGCACGGTCGAGGAAGCCGGTTACGCCGGCAGCTACGGCAACTGGATCCTGCTGGAGAACAGCGGCGGCATTCAGACCGGCTACGCCCACAACAGCGAGCTGCTCGTGGACGTGGGCGACACCGTCGCGGCCGGCGACCTCATCGCGCTGGTCGGCTCCACCGGAGCGTCCTCCGGCTGCCACCTGCACTTCGAGACCCGCGTCGACGGCAGCCCCGTGGACCCTGAGGTGTTCATGAGCGATCTGGGGGTCGGACTTGGCTGA
- a CDS encoding metalloregulator ArsR/SmtB family transcription factor, which translates to MHIDTQPCGLSVESEYVELAVEVFAMLADATRIRIILALRSAGELSVNRLAEIVDKSPAAVSQHLAKLRLGRMVQTRREGTTVFYRLTDEHASALVIDAVKQAEHVVGNAPHHQTGSAQS; encoded by the coding sequence ATGCACATAGATACGCAGCCATGTGGGTTGAGCGTCGAGTCCGAGTACGTCGAGCTCGCGGTGGAGGTGTTCGCGATGCTCGCGGACGCGACGCGCATCCGCATCATCCTCGCGCTGCGCAGCGCTGGCGAGTTGTCGGTGAATCGCCTCGCGGAGATCGTGGACAAGAGCCCGGCGGCAGTGTCGCAGCATCTCGCGAAGCTGCGGCTTGGACGAATGGTGCAGACCCGCCGCGAAGGAACGACGGTCTTCTACCGCCTCACGGACGAGCACGCGTCTGCCTTGGTCATCGACGCGGTCAAGCAGGCGGAACACGTCGTCGGCAATGCTCCGCACCACCAGACCGGAAGCGCGCAGTCATGA
- a CDS encoding M23 family metallopeptidase, whose protein sequence is MAEPRTTPARRAGAAAVLVLAVTASLLLTAPAARAAEYPSWEQVQSARESEASTAAQITELTGLLEGLEADVAAAQRDQQQRGEEYEQAQGAYDRANHRAVTLQEQADAASVRADTSQVQAGRLAASLSRTAGTNLTLSLLTGTDSSDLLNQLATMSKLAETTDTIYATATTDANTAQALTEQADIATAELGELASASQDALADAIAAADAVQQRRDEQAANAATLQAQLSVLTEDRAATEADYQRGEDARRAADAAAAAQAAQAAAARAAQAAATAVRTAPAPVSGATAPASRPAAPAAGAPAPVPSGSGWVKPVSGWISSAFGPRPNKPVAGVGSFHYGTDLAAGCGVPVAAASAGTVAYSGPLGSYGNWVLLDHGNGIQTGYAHNSTLLVSVGQSVTAGQSVALVGSTGASSGCHLHYETRVDGARVDPEPFMSARGVTLG, encoded by the coding sequence TTGGCTGAGCCGCGCACCACGCCCGCACGCCGCGCGGGTGCAGCGGCGGTGCTCGTGCTCGCTGTCACCGCGTCCCTGTTGCTCACCGCGCCCGCTGCCCGGGCGGCGGAGTATCCGAGCTGGGAGCAGGTGCAGAGCGCTCGCGAGAGCGAAGCGAGCACCGCCGCGCAGATCACCGAGCTCACCGGCCTGCTCGAGGGGTTGGAGGCGGACGTCGCCGCCGCGCAACGCGACCAGCAGCAGCGCGGGGAGGAGTACGAGCAGGCTCAGGGCGCCTACGACCGAGCGAACCATCGCGCGGTGACGTTGCAGGAGCAGGCGGACGCCGCGTCGGTCCGCGCTGACACGTCGCAGGTGCAGGCGGGCCGTCTCGCAGCGTCCCTGTCCCGCACCGCCGGCACGAACCTCACGCTGTCGCTGCTGACGGGGACGGACAGCAGCGACCTCCTGAACCAGCTCGCGACGATGAGCAAGCTGGCCGAGACGACCGACACGATCTACGCGACCGCGACGACCGACGCGAACACCGCCCAGGCGCTCACCGAGCAGGCGGACATCGCGACAGCGGAACTGGGCGAGCTGGCGAGCGCGTCGCAGGACGCGTTGGCCGACGCGATCGCGGCCGCCGACGCGGTGCAGCAGCGCCGCGACGAGCAGGCGGCGAACGCGGCGACGTTGCAGGCGCAGCTCAGCGTCCTGACCGAGGACCGCGCAGCGACCGAAGCCGACTACCAGCGCGGCGAGGACGCCCGCCGAGCCGCCGATGCGGCCGCGGCCGCGCAGGCCGCGCAAGCCGCCGCCGCCCGCGCCGCGCAGGCCGCGGCCACCGCTGTCCGCACGGCGCCCGCTCCCGTGTCCGGCGCCACCGCACCCGCCTCCCGTCCCGCGGCTCCCGCGGCCGGCGCGCCGGCTCCGGTGCCCTCCGGGTCGGGGTGGGTGAAGCCGGTGTCGGGGTGGATCAGTTCCGCGTTCGGGCCGCGCCCGAACAAGCCCGTCGCCGGAGTCGGATCCTTCCACTACGGCACCGACCTCGCGGCCGGCTGCGGGGTCCCCGTCGCTGCCGCGTCCGCGGGGACCGTCGCGTACTCAGGCCCGCTGGGCTCCTACGGCAACTGGGTGCTCCTGGATCACGGCAACGGCATCCAGACCGGCTACGCCCACAACAGCACTCTGCTCGTCTCGGTCGGGCAGAGCGTCACCGCCGGGCAGAGCGTCGCTCTCGTGGGCTCCACCGGAGCGTCTTCCGGCTGCCACCTCCACTACGAGACCCGCGTCGACGGCGCCCGCGTCGACCCCGAACCGTTCATGAGCGCCCGAGGAGTCACCCTTGGCTGA
- a CDS encoding low molecular weight phosphatase family protein: MTEKPTVLFLCQHNAGRSQLGAGLLEVLAGDRYTATSAGLSPADTVNPAIAATVAELGLDISDRTPRAVTVDDLENADIVVAMKPGLTLPATPTGRFLEWTFPDPTDWSAENVRPLREAVAERIRVELLT; this comes from the coding sequence ATGACCGAGAAGCCCACCGTCCTCTTCCTCTGCCAGCACAACGCCGGCCGCTCCCAACTCGGCGCAGGCCTGCTCGAAGTCCTCGCCGGCGACCGCTACACCGCCACCTCCGCCGGGCTCTCGCCCGCCGACACCGTGAACCCCGCGATCGCGGCGACCGTCGCCGAGCTCGGCCTCGACATCAGCGACCGCACCCCCCGCGCCGTCACGGTCGACGACCTCGAGAACGCGGACATCGTCGTCGCGATGAAGCCCGGCCTCACCCTCCCCGCGACTCCGACCGGCCGGTTCCTGGAATGGACGTTCCCCGACCCGACCGACTGGAGCGCCGAGAACGTCCGCCCCCTCCGCGAGGCCGTCGCTGAGCGGATCCGAGTCGAGCTGCTCACCTGA
- a CDS encoding cation diffusion facilitator family transporter, which yields MTAQHSHTSDHDHDHDHDHDHHHDHGHSHPHGGVKGFLYGLFVPHSHDAADSIDDAMEASTAGVRALKISLFILLGTTVLQAVLVVYTGSVALLADTIHNFADALTAIPLWIAFVLGRRAATRRYTYGYGRAEDLAGMFIVFVVALSAVIAGWEAINRLIHPRPIENAWLLVAAGLIGFAGNEIVAVYRIRVGRKIGSAALVADGVHARLDGFTSLSVVLGAIGVLLGFPLADPIIGLLIAASILVLLWGTVKSVGARLMDAIDPDLYERAEHALKHTSGVKQVRDLHLRWIGHRLTGSASITVADTDLIEATRIAEYAATHVHETIRNLDDFTVTPIAP from the coding sequence ATGACCGCTCAACACAGCCACACCAGCGACCACGACCACGACCACGACCACGACCACGACCATCATCACGACCACGGGCACTCCCATCCGCACGGAGGGGTGAAGGGGTTTCTCTACGGACTGTTCGTGCCACATTCTCACGATGCGGCCGACTCGATCGATGACGCGATGGAGGCGTCGACCGCGGGGGTGCGTGCGCTGAAGATCAGCCTGTTCATCCTCCTGGGCACCACCGTCCTTCAGGCGGTGCTGGTCGTGTACACCGGGTCGGTGGCTCTGCTGGCCGACACCATCCACAACTTCGCGGACGCCCTGACGGCGATTCCACTGTGGATCGCGTTCGTCCTCGGGCGGCGTGCCGCGACCCGCCGCTACACCTACGGCTACGGGCGAGCCGAAGACCTCGCGGGGATGTTCATCGTGTTCGTCGTCGCCCTGTCCGCGGTCATCGCCGGCTGGGAGGCCATCAACCGCCTCATCCACCCCCGCCCGATCGAGAACGCGTGGCTGCTCGTCGCTGCCGGCCTCATCGGTTTCGCCGGGAACGAGATCGTCGCTGTCTACCGCATCCGCGTCGGCCGGAAGATCGGCTCCGCAGCTCTCGTCGCGGATGGCGTCCACGCCCGGCTCGACGGGTTCACCTCGCTCTCCGTCGTCCTCGGCGCGATCGGAGTACTCCTGGGCTTCCCGCTCGCGGATCCCATCATCGGACTGCTCATCGCCGCGTCGATCCTCGTGCTCCTGTGGGGCACCGTGAAATCCGTCGGCGCCCGACTCATGGACGCCATCGACCCCGACCTCTACGAACGAGCCGAACACGCCCTCAAGCACACCAGCGGTGTGAAGCAGGTCCGCGACCTGCACCTGCGTTGGATCGGGCACCGACTGACCGGCTCCGCGAGCATCACCGTGGCCGATACCGACCTCATCGAAGCGACCCGCATCGCCGAGTACGCCGCCACTCACGTCCACGAGACGATCCGCAACCTCGACGACTTCACCGTGACCCCCATCGCACCCTGA
- a CDS encoding F510_1955 family glycosylhydrolase, giving the protein MADRPHHPRRLAAAVSVAATLALLSGCAAATAGEDTGALVAAPGGLEHVHGLGWDPITGLTYAAAHSGVWVIPTDTLPDTYPTTPTTDTGAGEGPIGGRAQDTMGFTITPDGVFYASGHPDPADAAAAGPNLGLIRSTDAAATWEPLSLSGETDFHDLATVALPDTTTRVYGYDASGGVILRSDDSGADWTEAAQLPLRDLTADFERPDRVFATTETGLQVSDDAAVTFRPVSGAPALFLVDSSTGGELVGVDVDGTLWTGTLEGPWQSHGAVEGTPEAFALVDGEEPWVLAADERGVVASSDYGVTWTVLRASS; this is encoded by the coding sequence TTGGCTGACCGTCCGCACCACCCCCGCCGTCTCGCCGCCGCCGTCAGCGTCGCCGCGACGCTCGCGCTACTCTCCGGCTGCGCCGCCGCCACAGCGGGTGAGGACACCGGGGCGCTCGTGGCCGCGCCGGGAGGGTTGGAGCACGTGCACGGGCTGGGCTGGGATCCGATCACCGGCCTCACCTACGCGGCCGCGCACTCGGGCGTGTGGGTGATCCCCACCGACACCCTCCCGGACACCTACCCCACCACCCCCACCACCGACACAGGTGCGGGTGAGGGGCCGATCGGTGGCCGGGCGCAGGACACGATGGGATTCACGATCACCCCGGACGGCGTGTTCTACGCGTCCGGGCATCCCGACCCCGCCGATGCGGCGGCGGCGGGTCCGAACCTGGGCCTGATCCGCAGCACCGATGCGGCCGCCACCTGGGAGCCGCTGTCCCTCAGCGGAGAGACGGATTTCCACGACCTCGCCACCGTCGCCCTCCCCGACACCACCACCCGCGTCTACGGGTACGACGCCAGCGGCGGCGTCATCCTCCGCAGCGACGACTCCGGCGCCGACTGGACTGAGGCGGCGCAGCTGCCGCTTCGCGATCTGACCGCCGATTTCGAGCGCCCCGACCGGGTGTTCGCGACCACCGAGACGGGTTTGCAGGTCAGCGACGACGCGGCAGTGACCTTCCGTCCCGTCTCGGGCGCGCCGGCGCTGTTCCTCGTGGACAGCAGTACCGGCGGGGAGTTGGTGGGAGTGGACGTCGATGGGACGCTGTGGACGGGAACTCTCGAGGGCCCCTGGCAAAGCCACGGGGCGGTCGAGGGGACGCCGGAGGCGTTCGCGCTCGTCGACGGCGAAGAACCATGGGTTCTCGCCGCCGACGAACGCGGAGTGGTCGCCAGCAGCGACTACGGCGTGACCTGGACGGTGCTGCGCGCGTCCTCGTGA
- a CDS encoding DUF4436 family protein, protein MIDARPRPARRRWPVVVSVVAAALLYATVVLTYAGGIRESSQGCETVIAGDDPVTVKLQPAAVNAARQRLEFQMTLVPSASLTSSDGYTATETISLVTFPVDGPSVLTFPAGEVLESSTQSDYAEGIVEEWPFDSYRADLTTFAFTGEDDYQDGHEHTALPTRVCLDDAVPGWQLHTVTIDHPANTVPTADGIRPLPSVEITATRSASTVAFGIVLLGLMAATPVLVLFVAISAYTGRRKVEATLTSWIGAMLFAVIPLRNFLPGAPPVGSWIDYLVVLWVIAGLVTGLAIYILAWNRWGHGATSGKSSVSGSDGL, encoded by the coding sequence ATGATCGACGCACGCCCTCGTCCCGCGCGTCGTCGATGGCCTGTCGTGGTCTCCGTCGTCGCTGCAGCACTCCTGTACGCGACTGTCGTGCTGACGTACGCAGGCGGCATTCGGGAGTCGAGCCAAGGATGCGAGACGGTCATCGCGGGCGATGACCCCGTCACCGTGAAGCTGCAGCCGGCGGCAGTGAACGCAGCGCGCCAGAGGCTCGAGTTCCAGATGACCCTGGTGCCTTCCGCGAGCCTGACCTCCTCCGACGGATACACCGCCACCGAGACGATCAGCCTGGTGACCTTCCCGGTCGACGGACCGAGCGTCCTGACGTTCCCGGCCGGTGAGGTACTCGAGAGCTCGACGCAATCGGACTACGCCGAGGGAATCGTCGAGGAATGGCCCTTCGACAGCTACCGGGCCGACCTCACGACCTTCGCCTTCACCGGTGAAGACGACTATCAGGATGGCCACGAGCACACCGCTCTCCCCACCCGAGTCTGCCTCGACGATGCCGTGCCGGGATGGCAGCTGCACACCGTGACGATCGACCACCCTGCGAACACCGTGCCCACGGCTGACGGCATTCGACCACTGCCCTCCGTGGAGATCACCGCGACCCGCTCGGCGAGCACGGTCGCCTTCGGGATCGTGCTGCTCGGGTTGATGGCTGCCACTCCGGTGCTGGTCCTGTTCGTCGCCATCAGCGCCTACACCGGCCGGCGAAAGGTGGAGGCCACCCTCACGAGCTGGATCGGCGCGATGCTCTTCGCGGTCATCCCGCTACGGAACTTCCTCCCTGGCGCGCCACCGGTCGGTTCCTGGATCGACTACCTCGTCGTGCTGTGGGTGATCGCGGGGCTCGTCACCGGACTCGCGATCTACATCCTTGCGTGGAACCGCTGGGGACACGGGGCTACGTCCGGTAAGTCGAGTGTCTCCGGGTCAGACGGTCTCTGA
- a CDS encoding FAD-dependent oxidoreductase codes for MHLVAIGGSDAGISAALRARELDPSVDVTVVVADSYPNFSICGIPYYFSREVQPWQSLAHRTHADLEATGMTLRLDTFATDIDVAGRQLTVRTPDGSLDRIGYDELIVGTGALASSAGIARVDELGPEDGVHVLHSMGDTFALERYLDSRDPQTAIIVGAGYVGLEMAEALTVRGLQVTQLQRGPEVLSTLDPKLGALVHTELDQHGVEVLTRTTVASIEKTATGLAVHADHDGTPLTRTADVVLLVVGVKPNTDLLARAGASLGAGRAVVVDEAMRTGLPHVFAAGDGVTTHHRLLGSTYLPLGTTAHKQGRVAGENALGGDARFAGSVGTQVVKVFDLVASRTGLREHEAIAAGFAPATTTAVADDHKRYYPGAQPITIRITGDTRDGRLLGAQLVGRLGTETAKRVDTYATALFAGLTVEQVSDLDLSYTPPLGSPWDAVQIAAQTWTRTTTGSSIPA; via the coding sequence ATGCATCTCGTCGCCATCGGCGGCAGCGACGCGGGGATCTCCGCCGCGCTGCGCGCCCGCGAGCTCGACCCGTCCGTCGACGTGACCGTCGTCGTCGCCGATTCGTACCCGAACTTCTCCATCTGCGGGATCCCGTACTACTTCTCCCGCGAGGTCCAGCCGTGGCAGTCGCTCGCGCACCGCACCCACGCCGACCTCGAAGCCACCGGCATGACCCTGCGCCTGGACACCTTCGCGACCGACATCGACGTCGCCGGACGGCAGCTCACCGTCCGCACCCCCGACGGCTCGCTCGACCGGATCGGGTACGACGAGCTGATCGTCGGGACCGGGGCGCTCGCCTCCTCGGCCGGGATCGCCCGAGTGGACGAGCTGGGGCCGGAGGACGGAGTGCACGTGCTGCACTCGATGGGCGACACCTTCGCGCTCGAGCGGTACCTCGACAGCCGCGACCCGCAAACCGCGATCATCGTCGGCGCCGGCTACGTGGGCCTGGAGATGGCCGAAGCGCTCACCGTTCGCGGCCTCCAGGTCACGCAGCTGCAGCGTGGCCCGGAAGTGCTCTCCACCCTCGACCCCAAACTCGGCGCCCTCGTCCACACCGAACTCGATCAGCACGGCGTCGAGGTGCTCACCCGAACGACCGTCGCCTCGATCGAGAAGACCGCGACCGGCCTCGCCGTGCACGCCGACCACGACGGCACACCCCTCACGCGCACCGCCGATGTCGTGCTTCTCGTCGTCGGCGTGAAGCCGAACACCGATCTGCTCGCCCGCGCCGGCGCATCCCTCGGCGCCGGCCGCGCCGTCGTCGTCGACGAGGCCATGCGCACCGGCCTTCCCCACGTGTTCGCCGCGGGAGACGGAGTGACCACGCACCACCGCCTGCTCGGCAGCACCTACCTGCCGCTCGGCACGACCGCGCACAAGCAGGGCCGGGTCGCGGGCGAGAACGCCCTCGGCGGCGACGCTCGCTTCGCCGGTTCCGTGGGCACGCAGGTCGTGAAGGTCTTCGACCTCGTCGCCTCCCGCACCGGCCTCCGCGAGCACGAAGCCATCGCCGCCGGCTTCGCCCCGGCGACGACGACCGCGGTCGCGGACGACCACAAGCGCTACTACCCGGGCGCGCAGCCCATCACGATCCGCATCACCGGCGACACCCGGGACGGCCGCCTACTCGGAGCGCAGCTCGTCGGCCGCCTCGGCACCGAGACCGCCAAACGCGTCGACACCTACGCGACCGCCCTGTTCGCCGGACTCACCGTCGAGCAGGTCTCCGACCTCGACCTCTCCTACACACCCCCGCTCGGCTCCCCGTGGGACGCCGTGCAGATCGCCGCCCAGACCTGGACCCGCACCACCACCGGAAGCAGCATCCCCGCATGA
- a CDS encoding metal-sensitive transcriptional regulator yields the protein MTEQTTEHDDTAGTHGYISDKDQYLRRLRRIEGQARGLQNMVEDEQYCIKILTQISAMTSALESVALGLLNDHLNHCVLEAAAAGGDDAKIKLQEASDAIARLVRS from the coding sequence GTGACCGAGCAGACCACCGAGCACGACGACACCGCCGGCACCCACGGCTACATCTCCGACAAGGACCAGTACCTCCGCCGCCTACGCCGCATCGAAGGACAAGCCCGCGGACTTCAGAACATGGTCGAGGACGAGCAGTACTGCATCAAGATCCTCACCCAGATCTCCGCCATGACCAGCGCCCTCGAATCCGTCGCCCTCGGACTCCTGAACGACCATCTCAACCACTGCGTCCTCGAAGCCGCCGCAGCCGGCGGCGATGACGCGAAGATCAAGCTTCAAGAAGCATCTGACGCGATCGCCCGGCTCGTCCGCTCCTGA
- a CDS encoding DUF305 domain-containing protein, which translates to MNTKRTLLASTLALATAITLSACSNGSSGMSGMDGMSDSSSSAPASSSAAAAEDFNDQDVMFAQMMKPHHEQAVEMADMILAKDGISAEVTDLAAQIKDAQGPEISQLEEWITAWGAEDSMSGMDHSMDGMMSDEDMSALESASGVEAEKLFLEQMTMHHEGAVEMAQTEVDEGQNSDAIEMANTIVQTQTEEIATMQDLLASR; encoded by the coding sequence ATGAACACGAAGCGCACTCTTCTCGCCTCGACTCTCGCTCTGGCGACCGCGATCACCCTGTCCGCCTGCTCGAACGGCTCCTCCGGGATGAGCGGCATGGACGGGATGAGCGACAGCAGCTCCTCCGCTCCTGCCTCCTCGTCCGCTGCGGCGGCGGAGGACTTCAACGATCAGGACGTGATGTTCGCGCAGATGATGAAGCCCCACCACGAGCAGGCGGTGGAGATGGCCGACATGATCCTCGCGAAGGACGGCATCAGCGCCGAGGTCACCGACCTGGCGGCGCAGATCAAGGACGCGCAGGGGCCGGAGATCTCTCAGCTCGAGGAGTGGATCACCGCGTGGGGTGCGGAGGATTCGATGTCGGGCATGGACCACAGCATGGACGGGATGATGTCCGATGAGGACATGTCCGCGCTGGAGAGCGCGTCCGGGGTCGAGGCGGAGAAGCTGTTCCTCGAGCAGATGACGATGCACCACGAGGGTGCCGTCGAGATGGCGCAGACCGAGGTCGATGAGGGCCAGAACTCTGACGCGATCGAGATGGCGAACACGATCGTGCAGACGCAGACGGAGGAGATCGCGACCATGCAGGACCTCCTCGCGTCCCGCTGA